From uncultured Desulfobacter sp., the proteins below share one genomic window:
- a CDS encoding FAD-dependent oxidoreductase — MKKNLVLIGGGHAHMTALENIARFVEKGYKVTVIGPSFYHYYSGMGPGMLGGTYTPSDIRFATRDVVCKQGGVFVKDYATRIDPTSKTVQTAGGQSLAYDVLSVNAGSYVSMQDLPEHSENIYPVKPIEKLMEAAEKLKILFKQKKAVVTIVGGGPSSAEVAGNIWQLAKQTKQNIPEIKILAGNRFMARFPESVRSRVIRILEKKAIQIFENGYVKEVTNESIIMNSGELLSTDFTFLASGVKPSKLFKTSGLPVGPDNGLLVNKYLQSVTYPDIFGGGDCIHFKDKPLDKVGVYAVRQNPVLLNNLFARLEGRPLQAFKPGPEYLLIFNLGANLGVLKKRGIVFSGQPAFWIKNYIDKKFMRKFQAIEKIL; from the coding sequence ATGAAAAAAAACTTGGTTCTGATCGGCGGCGGACACGCCCACATGACGGCACTTGAAAATATCGCTCGATTTGTTGAAAAGGGATATAAGGTTACCGTGATTGGTCCATCCTTTTACCATTATTATTCCGGCATGGGACCGGGGATGCTGGGCGGGACATACACCCCTTCGGACATTCGTTTCGCCACCCGAGATGTTGTCTGCAAACAGGGCGGCGTCTTTGTAAAGGATTATGCGACCCGGATTGACCCGACTTCAAAAACCGTTCAGACCGCCGGAGGGCAAAGTCTGGCCTATGATGTGCTTTCCGTGAATGCAGGATCCTATGTCTCTATGCAGGATTTGCCTGAACATTCCGAAAATATTTATCCGGTCAAGCCCATTGAAAAGCTTATGGAAGCGGCGGAAAAGCTCAAAATCCTTTTTAAACAGAAGAAAGCTGTGGTGACCATAGTCGGCGGCGGTCCCTCCTCGGCAGAAGTGGCAGGAAACATATGGCAACTGGCAAAACAAACAAAGCAGAATATACCGGAAATAAAAATTCTTGCCGGTAACAGGTTTATGGCCAGATTTCCTGAAAGCGTCCGGAGCCGTGTGATCCGTATTCTTGAAAAAAAAGCCATCCAAATTTTTGAAAACGGATATGTAAAAGAAGTAACCAACGAATCCATTATCATGAATTCAGGCGAACTGCTCTCCACGGATTTTACCTTTCTTGCGTCCGGCGTAAAACCCTCAAAGCTTTTTAAAACATCCGGACTGCCGGTTGGTCCGGATAACGGTTTGCTGGTAAATAAATACCTGCAAAGCGTGACATATCCGGATATCTTCGGCGGGGGGGACTGTATACATTTTAAGGATAAGCCATTAGACAAGGTGGGGGTGTATGCGGTCAGGCAAAATCCGGTGCTGCTGAACAACCTGTTTGCCAGACTTGAAGGAAGGCCGCTGCAGGCGTTTAAACCGGGACCTGAATACCTGTTAATTTTTAACCTCGGCGCAAATCTTGGTGTGTTGAAAAAAAGAGGCATCGTATTCAGCGGTCAACCGGCATTCTGGATCAAAAATTATATTGATAAAAAATTTATGAGAAAATTTCAGGCCATCGAAAAAATACTTTAA
- a CDS encoding rhodanese-like domain-containing protein: MKWLQFFTPAKSMDTVQAKEFIAKHPNEETTILDVRQPSEYEQSHIPGAVLIPLSELSDRLGELDPDKSTMVYCAIGGRSRVAAQMLAGKGFKKVINMSGGIKAWESEIAVGPQELGVDLFSGKEEPAEVLKVAYSLEQGLRDFYLTLGTQTTNPKVKDLFAKLAEIELNHQKSIFQTYLDIGEENVKISQKDFESMVEVKSLEGGISTEQYLELFNPDLDKETDVISLAMSIEAQALDLYQRVTLSIDNPDSKQVVQKIANEEKAHIESLGKLMDSLKGTN, translated from the coding sequence ATGAAATGGCTACAGTTTTTTACGCCCGCCAAATCAATGGATACTGTGCAGGCAAAAGAATTTATTGCTAAACATCCAAACGAGGAAACCACCATCCTTGACGTCCGTCAGCCATCTGAATATGAACAAAGCCATATTCCGGGCGCAGTTTTGATACCATTGTCCGAACTTTCAGACCGACTGGGAGAACTTGACCCGGACAAGTCGACCATGGTGTACTGTGCCATAGGCGGTCGCAGCCGGGTTGCTGCGCAGATGCTGGCGGGCAAGGGATTTAAAAAGGTGATCAATATGTCCGGTGGTATAAAGGCATGGGAATCGGAAATCGCCGTAGGGCCTCAGGAGCTGGGTGTAGATCTGTTCTCGGGGAAAGAAGAACCCGCAGAAGTGCTTAAGGTCGCCTACTCCCTGGAACAGGGTTTGAGGGATTTTTATCTTACCCTGGGCACCCAGACAACCAACCCAAAGGTGAAAGACCTGTTTGCAAAACTGGCTGAAATCGAGTTGAATCATCAAAAGTCCATTTTTCAGACCTATCTGGATATCGGTGAAGAAAATGTGAAGATATCCCAAAAAGATTTTGAAAGTATGGTTGAAGTAAAATCCTTGGAAGGCGGTATTTCGACGGAACAGTACCTTGAGTTGTTCAACCCGGATCTCGACAAGGAAACGGATGTGATCTCACTTGCCATGTCCATTGAGGCACAGGCTCTGGATCTTTACCAGCGTGTCACATTAAGTATAGACAATCCTGATTCAAAACAGGTTGTTCAAAAAATCGCAAATGAAGAAAAAGCCCATATAGAGAGCTTAGGTAAACTAATGGATTCGCTAAAGGGAACGAATTAA
- a CDS encoding sugar phosphate isomerase/epimerase family protein, with translation MKIGVMNNPLKSVYQEAEQCGKAGFEFLDLTLEGPNAADVDTQRLKAVLEHYELCIIGHTDPCLPWAYPVPGIRDACLKELERCARIFSCLGARVMNIHPCYFCPPAMKDQRVSFHIEALPPIVDMAASHGLTLVLENYKAPFDRVSVFEKLIAHVPGLKLHLDFGHTNFGKDDHDLFCKALGAHLVHVHFSDNRSRNDDHLPLGVGTVDWQQAVDSLKSISYDNTITLEVFCNDPQMQVTYLDLNRNMVRRLWAESLNP, from the coding sequence ATGAAGATAGGTGTAATGAACAACCCGTTAAAATCAGTTTACCAAGAAGCAGAGCAATGCGGCAAAGCCGGTTTTGAGTTTTTGGATCTAACCCTTGAAGGTCCCAATGCGGCAGATGTTGATACGCAACGACTTAAAGCTGTTTTGGAGCACTACGAACTATGCATCATCGGACATACCGACCCTTGCCTTCCCTGGGCATATCCGGTCCCTGGGATCCGGGACGCTTGTTTAAAGGAACTTGAGAGATGTGCACGGATATTTTCTTGTTTGGGTGCAAGGGTGATGAATATTCACCCTTGCTATTTTTGCCCGCCCGCGATGAAAGATCAACGGGTCTCATTCCATATAGAGGCGTTGCCGCCTATTGTTGATATGGCCGCATCCCATGGACTGACTCTGGTGCTTGAAAATTATAAAGCCCCCTTTGACCGGGTGTCTGTTTTTGAAAAACTGATCGCCCATGTACCCGGCCTGAAGCTTCATCTGGACTTTGGACACACCAACTTCGGCAAGGATGACCATGATCTTTTTTGCAAAGCACTCGGAGCGCACCTTGTGCATGTCCACTTTTCCGACAACCGGTCAAGAAACGACGATCACCTGCCGTTGGGCGTTGGCACTGTAGACTGGCAGCAGGCGGTGGATTCGTTAAAATCTATCTCCTACGACAACACCATCACGCTGGAAGTTTTCTGCAATGATCCACAGATGCAGGTTACCTATCTGGACCTGAACCGGAATATGGTGCGCAGATTGTGGGCTGAATCTCTCAATCCCTAA
- a CDS encoding SGNH/GDSL hydrolase family protein, with the protein MKKHFFTLLAYFFILIGVCGPGLAATTFDNLVVFGDSLSDTGKFDGRRFSDGAIWVETLAENLGLALNNHAYAGATTDYDNPSAGLSYTGLLWQVAQYGSSSPTENSLVTVWAGANDLADERGYAAAANNIVTALGLLYDEGFRYFMVLNLPDIGNTPKLQIQGQSDADAASWWSKAFNADLAVKLTNFAEAYEGVMLYDLDIYAAFDEYTVNTQAWADLFWIDGYHPSSTGHAMIADIAASAVPVPQTALLLVSGLLGLALAGRKRRNAS; encoded by the coding sequence ATGAAAAAGCATTTTTTTACACTATTGGCGTACTTTTTTATACTCATAGGTGTTTGTGGTCCTGGGCTGGCTGCCACAACATTTGATAATCTGGTGGTGTTTGGGGACAGTCTCTCGGATACCGGTAAATTTGATGGGCGAAGGTTTTCCGACGGTGCTATCTGGGTGGAAACCCTGGCGGAAAACCTTGGACTGGCATTAAATAACCATGCTTATGCCGGTGCCACCACGGACTATGACAACCCTAGTGCAGGATTAAGCTACACCGGGCTTTTATGGCAGGTGGCCCAATACGGTTCTTCATCACCAACAGAAAACAGTCTGGTGACGGTATGGGCCGGGGCCAACGATTTGGCTGATGAACGTGGCTATGCTGCTGCTGCCAACAACATCGTAACCGCTCTTGGGTTATTGTACGACGAGGGTTTTCGATATTTTATGGTTCTCAATCTTCCCGACATCGGCAATACCCCCAAACTACAAATTCAAGGGCAAAGCGATGCTGACGCAGCATCTTGGTGGAGTAAGGCATTTAACGCCGACCTGGCCGTTAAGCTGACAAATTTTGCAGAGGCTTACGAGGGGGTAATGCTTTATGATTTGGATATATATGCGGCCTTTGATGAATATACGGTCAACACCCAGGCTTGGGCGGATCTTTTCTGGATTGACGGATATCATCCATCTTCCACAGGCCATGCAATGATTGCAGACATTGCAGCAAGTGCCGTTCCCGTGCCCCAAACGGCCCTTCTCCTGGTTTCCGGGCTTTTGGGCCTTGCCCTGGCCGGTCGGAAACGACGGAATGCTTCCTAA
- a CDS encoding (Fe-S)-binding protein, giving the protein MKQVTLSDRFEPMSPVATDILEKCTNCGICQVQCVFLTRYGTPKEILTGLSPAKQHSIAFECSLCGLCQTVCPENLDPVEAFLNLRSDAVNNNLIDLSKYSTILGYEKKGTSALFSCYALPQGCDTIFFPGCTLPGTRPKTTWRLFETLKALKPNLGIVLDCCTKPSHDLGRETYFQSMFGEMLNFLQTHRIKRIWLACPNCYKVFKTYAPQMSIETVYEVIDSTGLPHRFADGSRPFEDTPLVVHDPCPMRDDALVQDSVRSLLTGMNLSIGKMAFEKKKTLCCGEGGAVGFIDPELAGTWTQKRKKSAGRRPIVTYCAGCAGFLNRTTTTFHILDLLFFPDKTAAGRFKAAKAPFTYFYRLSLKRKIKKNLPGAVFRERNYRPTE; this is encoded by the coding sequence TTGAAACAGGTAACCCTATCAGACCGGTTCGAGCCTATGTCGCCTGTGGCCACCGATATTCTTGAAAAATGTACCAATTGCGGTATCTGCCAGGTTCAGTGCGTCTTTTTAACCCGATATGGCACACCCAAAGAGATCCTTACAGGCCTGAGCCCGGCAAAACAGCATTCAATCGCCTTTGAATGCAGTCTTTGCGGCCTGTGCCAGACAGTCTGTCCCGAGAATCTGGACCCGGTAGAGGCATTTCTCAACTTAAGGAGTGATGCCGTAAACAACAATCTGATTGATCTGTCAAAGTATTCCACAATCCTGGGGTATGAAAAAAAAGGCACCTCTGCTTTATTTTCATGTTACGCCTTGCCCCAAGGCTGCGATACGATCTTTTTCCCCGGTTGCACCCTTCCAGGAACTCGCCCAAAAACCACATGGCGCCTGTTTGAAACCCTAAAGGCCCTGAAGCCGAATTTAGGGATTGTTCTGGACTGCTGCACCAAACCGAGTCATGACTTAGGTCGTGAAACCTATTTTCAAAGCATGTTTGGGGAAATGTTGAACTTTTTACAGACCCACCGGATTAAACGGATCTGGCTTGCCTGCCCCAACTGCTATAAAGTTTTTAAAACGTATGCTCCGCAAATGAGCATTGAAACCGTCTACGAAGTTATAGACAGTACAGGCCTGCCACACAGATTTGCTGACGGTTCCCGTCCTTTTGAGGATACGCCACTGGTGGTCCATGACCCCTGTCCCATGCGTGACGACGCCCTGGTTCAGGATTCGGTCCGGTCTCTTTTAACCGGCATGAACTTGTCTATCGGAAAAATGGCCTTTGAGAAAAAAAAGACGCTTTGTTGCGGAGAAGGCGGGGCTGTTGGATTTATTGATCCTGAACTTGCCGGGACGTGGACCCAAAAACGAAAAAAATCCGCAGGCCGTAGGCCCATCGTAACCTATTGCGCCGGCTGCGCAGGATTTTTAAACCGCACCACCACAACCTTTCACATCCTGGATCTTCTATTTTTTCCTGATAAAACGGCCGCAGGGCGTTTTAAAGCAGCAAAGGCACCGTTCACTTATTTTTACCGCCTGTCCCTGAAGCGAAAAATCAAAAAAAATCTGCCGGGTGCTGTTTTCCGGGAAAGAAATTATCGTCCGACAGAGTAG
- a CDS encoding universal stress protein: MNYKLLHIFRNTPFGRETFLQSLYFCKTIKASPVVYIPKTDKFLMYFANDVVQVNLDNSFLAFPDTAHEHVISLFDQAGIPPRFYEPKNFTASTLPDISSQFDYMCSPRSISDLSSKISLGHLGPKVRRMIKQATFPILIASPVFKPWKSICVFFGGSANAMNALVLGLKIAIASEFSLKIYTVLENDNEETYRNMVRGTDLEKLVEQYVDEWCFYESSGFDRMLYDVPHDSLIVLGAYGHGVIKEILLGSKMEHIQSTVTNNLLVTGPSCRISLT; the protein is encoded by the coding sequence ATGAACTATAAACTGCTTCATATTTTCAGGAATACCCCTTTTGGCAGGGAAACTTTTTTGCAGTCCCTCTATTTTTGTAAAACCATTAAAGCCTCTCCTGTTGTGTATATTCCTAAAACAGATAAATTCTTAATGTATTTTGCCAATGACGTGGTGCAGGTGAACCTGGACAACTCTTTTTTAGCCTTTCCAGATACAGCCCATGAGCATGTTATTTCCCTTTTTGATCAAGCCGGGATACCGCCCAGGTTTTATGAACCAAAAAATTTTACCGCTTCTACCCTGCCGGATATATCCAGCCAATTTGATTATATGTGTTCTCCGCGTTCTATCAGCGACCTGTCATCTAAAATAAGTCTGGGCCACTTAGGCCCAAAGGTTCGACGGATGATAAAGCAGGCCACCTTTCCCATCCTAATTGCCAGCCCTGTATTTAAGCCGTGGAAAAGCATATGCGTCTTTTTTGGTGGTTCCGCCAATGCTATGAATGCCCTGGTTTTAGGGCTGAAGATCGCCATTGCCTCCGAATTTTCTTTAAAAATTTATACCGTGCTTGAAAATGACAACGAGGAAACGTACCGCAACATGGTCCGGGGTACAGACCTTGAAAAACTTGTGGAGCAGTATGTGGATGAATGGTGTTTCTATGAATCTTCCGGATTTGACCGGATGCTGTATGATGTCCCCCACGACTCACTGATCGTTCTTGGCGCCTATGGGCACGGCGTAATTAAAGAGATTCTTTTGGGAAGCAAGATGGAGCATATTCAGTCCACGGTCACCAACAACCTGCTGGTGACTGGTCCGAGCTGCCGAATATCTCTAACCTGA
- a CDS encoding chloride channel protein: MSKLKQTYNSFYAKFFLFDDRLVLMTAGAVVGICAGVAAVALRLSLASVLEFLAPYRQYGWAFILPGIGAMLSFLFLDKVVREGAGHGVPEVIYAVSRRGGLLRLRSTVSRLVSSFLTIASGGSAGPEAPVVMSGSAIGSNIAKFLGLNDRQRMTLVGCGTAGAIASIFHAPVAGLIFSIEIILGEWKFVNIIPITIAAVAGAQISEAIIPEKELFQHHPFDIFTGDILGSIGLALFTAIISVIFTRTLRKVGGIAKRTPVSPWLRAMMGGCTVGTIGIFMPMVLGEGYHPIMEMVSGTFPMAFWLVFLGLFLKIFVTSITLGWGGSGGIFAPCLVIGSLSGVVFYKAMMFVFPNAAVTSEGAYALLGMTGIMAGVMQAPLSSIFLIAEITGGYEAILLLLLVSSISSTLSHIIEPASFYFKDLIERGEFMRPGTDARVLSDLSLNEIIDTNYKTVSENMVFREFINIIRNSDRNHYPVISDETGNYLGMVRVSSIRKYALEPAFYDMIFLNQIMDTDMVTVSYDDDLHDVLEFMEAFNIDHIPVVDHNRFSGMISKSRILDLYRRELIMQTNIQ; the protein is encoded by the coding sequence ATGAGCAAGCTAAAACAAACTTATAATTCTTTTTATGCAAAATTTTTTCTTTTTGACGACCGACTCGTGCTGATGACTGCCGGTGCCGTGGTCGGTATTTGTGCAGGTGTTGCAGCCGTGGCGCTAAGGCTTTCATTGGCTTCGGTTCTTGAATTTCTTGCGCCCTACCGCCAATACGGCTGGGCATTTATCTTGCCGGGCATCGGCGCAATGCTCTCTTTTCTGTTTCTTGATAAAGTTGTGCGGGAAGGTGCAGGCCATGGCGTGCCCGAAGTCATATACGCCGTATCCAGACGGGGCGGACTTCTGCGACTTCGGTCTACCGTTTCAAGACTTGTATCCAGTTTTTTAACCATTGCCAGCGGTGGCTCTGCAGGCCCTGAAGCCCCGGTTGTCATGAGCGGATCTGCCATCGGCTCCAATATCGCAAAATTTTTAGGCCTAAATGATCGACAACGCATGACATTAGTGGGCTGTGGTACAGCCGGTGCTATTGCTTCCATTTTTCATGCCCCTGTGGCCGGACTTATTTTTTCCATTGAGATCATTTTAGGGGAATGGAAATTTGTCAATATCATTCCCATTACCATTGCGGCGGTGGCCGGTGCACAGATCAGTGAAGCCATTATCCCTGAAAAAGAGCTTTTTCAGCACCATCCATTTGATATTTTTACAGGAGATATTTTAGGCAGCATCGGACTCGCCCTGTTCACCGCAATAATCTCTGTAATTTTTACACGGACGCTCAGAAAAGTGGGGGGCATAGCCAAACGAACACCTGTATCCCCCTGGCTTCGGGCAATGATGGGCGGTTGCACAGTGGGTACCATAGGAATTTTCATGCCAATGGTGCTGGGTGAAGGGTATCATCCGATCATGGAAATGGTAAGCGGTACGTTTCCCATGGCATTCTGGCTCGTATTCCTTGGACTTTTCTTAAAAATATTTGTCACGTCCATCACCCTGGGTTGGGGCGGTTCCGGGGGCATCTTTGCGCCTTGTCTTGTCATCGGCAGTCTTAGCGGCGTGGTATTCTACAAGGCGATGATGTTCGTTTTCCCTAATGCCGCGGTAACCTCGGAAGGTGCTTATGCACTGTTAGGCATGACCGGTATCATGGCCGGGGTTATGCAGGCCCCATTAAGCAGTATTTTTCTGATTGCCGAAATTACCGGCGGATATGAGGCCATTTTGCTTTTGCTGCTTGTATCTTCCATCTCATCGACGTTAAGCCATATTATCGAACCGGCTTCTTTTTATTTTAAAGATCTTATTGAGCGTGGCGAATTCATGCGGCCAGGGACGGATGCAAGAGTTTTGTCAGATCTAAGCTTAAACGAAATCATTGACACCAACTACAAGACCGTATCGGAAAATATGGTTTTTAGAGAGTTTATTAATATAATTCGCAATTCAGACCGCAACCACTACCCGGTTATATCTGATGAGACCGGCAATTACCTGGGAATGGTCCGGGTTTCAAGTATCAGAAAATATGCGCTGGAGCCTGCCTTTTATGACATGATATTCCTTAACCAGATCATGGATACGGATATGGTAACGGTCTCTTATGACGATGATCTCCATGATGTACTGGAATTTATGGAGGCCTTTAACATCGATCACATCCCGGTGGTGGATCATAACCGCTTTTCAGGAATGATTTCCAAGTCACGCATACTTGATCTGTACCGCAGGGAACTGATCATGCAAACAAATATACAATAA
- a CDS encoding PTS sugar transporter subunit IIA, which translates to MEILISELCKSLGVSRTTIERWIRQGKLPVSKTGRTYSFHARDLKNWAAKNHISLNLKPRPAQGPETEDKVSLPTAIKSGGVYHDIDTGPDVPSVISACVERIQAVPDNHKPDLVQQLVKREEALSTGVGGGIAIPHPRTPLNYLEHPMVAVCFLKNPVDYHALDKQPVSTLFFILFPDLKFHLHLLSAISLCLRNRQFSEFLKTCPEQSVLIEKIDALHLTENI; encoded by the coding sequence ATGGAAATTCTAATATCTGAGTTATGCAAGTCTTTAGGGGTCTCCCGTACAACCATAGAGCGCTGGATTCGCCAGGGAAAGTTGCCTGTGTCCAAAACAGGGAGGACCTACAGCTTTCACGCCAGAGATTTGAAAAACTGGGCTGCGAAAAACCATATTTCCCTCAACTTGAAACCCCGCCCGGCCCAGGGTCCCGAGACCGAAGATAAGGTTTCTTTGCCCACCGCCATCAAGAGCGGCGGCGTGTATCACGATATTGATACAGGCCCCGATGTACCGTCAGTAATTAGTGCGTGCGTTGAAAGGATTCAGGCCGTTCCGGATAATCACAAACCGGACCTTGTTCAGCAGCTTGTCAAAAGAGAAGAAGCCTTGTCCACAGGGGTTGGCGGCGGCATTGCCATTCCTCACCCAAGAACGCCCCTTAACTATCTTGAACACCCCATGGTCGCAGTCTGCTTTCTTAAAAATCCTGTGGATTATCATGCATTGGATAAGCAGCCTGTCTCGACCCTGTTTTTTATCCTGTTTCCGGATTTAAAATTTCACCTTCACCTGCTCTCAGCGATTTCTTTGTGTTTACGCAACAGACAATTCAGTGAATTTTTAAAAACCTGCCCGGAACAATCTGTGTTAATCGAAAAAATTGATGCCCTGCACCTAACCGAAAATATATAA
- a CDS encoding response regulator: MSEKVLIIDDEQEFTQALAERMTNRGMDVSTSSSAIEGLKSVEEKSFDVVVLDLQMPEMDGIETLKILKKKKPELQVILLTGHATVEKGIEAMKLGAMDLLEKPADLSTLTEKIKKAQAKKMILVEKKAEERIKEIMETRGW; encoded by the coding sequence ATGAGTGAAAAAGTTTTAATTATAGATGACGAACAGGAGTTTACACAAGCCCTGGCAGAGAGAATGACGAACCGGGGAATGGACGTGAGCACTTCGAGTTCCGCTATTGAGGGCCTGAAAAGCGTTGAAGAAAAATCCTTTGACGTGGTGGTTCTTGACCTGCAGATGCCGGAGATGGATGGTATCGAAACCTTAAAAATCCTGAAAAAGAAAAAACCTGAGCTTCAGGTGATTCTTTTAACCGGGCATGCTACGGTTGAAAAGGGTATCGAGGCCATGAAGCTAGGCGCTATGGATTTACTTGAAAAACCGGCTGATCTTTCGACCCTGACTGAAAAGATCAAAAAAGCCCAGGCCAAAAAGATGATTCTAGTAGAGAAAAAAGCGGAAGAAAGAATCAAGGAAATCATGGAAACCCGGGGATGGTAG
- a CDS encoding sensor histidine kinase, with the protein MKHTIQEITDQHGPAYFGQMGASISHDIKNCLAIMNENAGLMSDHLMMAQKGKPLDIERFSAIVQRIEKQIGRADTIVKSLNAFSHSMDKPEQQIDLDEAVGLALGLGARIIANKGIQVNHTEAADKLYVNGSFFFLLFLIWSILENVTENLASGTVLNIFSKEDKESQVCLSFQCEQPFASDLNLQASSQTLDLFQAKIVLEDQNSRADLVFGR; encoded by the coding sequence TTGAAACACACCATCCAGGAAATTACAGACCAACACGGTCCGGCTTATTTCGGCCAGATGGGGGCATCCATATCCCATGATATAAAAAACTGTCTGGCCATCATGAATGAGAATGCAGGACTGATGTCTGATCACCTTATGATGGCCCAAAAGGGCAAGCCGCTGGATATCGAGCGTTTTTCAGCAATTGTCCAGCGTATTGAAAAGCAGATCGGCCGGGCTGATACTATCGTAAAATCCCTTAACGCCTTTTCCCACAGCATGGACAAACCTGAACAACAGATAGATCTGGATGAAGCGGTGGGGCTTGCCTTGGGTCTTGGTGCAAGAATCATTGCCAATAAAGGCATTCAGGTCAATCATACCGAGGCTGCCGACAAGCTTTATGTCAATGGCTCTTTCTTCTTTTTATTGTTTCTGATTTGGTCAATTTTAGAAAATGTAACGGAAAACCTTGCATCCGGGACCGTTCTCAATATATTCTCTAAGGAAGATAAGGAAAGCCAAGTTTGTTTAAGTTTTCAGTGCGAACAACCTTTTGCATCGGATTTGAACCTACAGGCAAGCAGTCAGACATTGGATCTATTCCAGGCAAAAATTGTATTGGAAGATCAGAATAGCAGAGCGGACCTTGTCTTTGGCAGATAA
- a CDS encoding response regulator: MQILLVDDEKELVSTLAERLGFRGIDAHWAVTPNDAIAMLSDQSYDIAVLDVQMPEMNGFELKKQLEKICPELKFIFMTGHGSEECYHEGCSQTGEAFYLVKPVEIDSLIEKLNQVMLDGGKN, translated from the coding sequence ATGCAGATACTTCTGGTGGACGATGAGAAAGAATTGGTCTCTACCCTGGCAGAACGGCTTGGGTTCAGAGGAATTGATGCACACTGGGCCGTCACTCCCAATGACGCTATTGCCATGCTGTCTGATCAAAGCTATGACATTGCGGTGTTGGATGTTCAGATGCCGGAGATGAACGGATTTGAGCTCAAGAAACAGCTGGAGAAGATCTGTCCTGAACTCAAGTTTATTTTCATGACCGGCCACGGCTCTGAAGAGTGTTACCACGAAGGGTGTTCTCAGACTGGAGAGGCTTTTTATCTTGTAAAACCTGTAGAAATTGACAGTCTGATTGAAAAGCTTAACCAAGTCATGCTTGATGGAGGAAAAAATTGA